From the genome of Hathewaya histolytica, one region includes:
- the brnQ gene encoding branched-chain amino acid transport system II carrier protein: protein MKKTLKLSEVISIGLMLFAVFFGAGNVIFPPLLGQEAGTKVWSAVTGFIVSDVGLALVTIIAITLSGGSFDKLANKVSPKFSKVISIIVYLTIGPLCVIPRTGAVSYEMSALPLISPSFTNKWIISIIFTSIFFLLTYFLALNPSKVVDFIGKFLTPILLLLIGVIVLKSFITPIGIPSAPIESYASNAFFKGFINGYLTLDALGAIVICTIVLNAIKQYGIKDSKGIIKYTIICGVIACIGLMIVYFSLGYLGATSKVLGEAKDGGQLLAIIVIHLFGKSGIILLGGVVTFACLTTSIGLVVAFAEYFEKLYPKFQYKKIIAIVCIFSFIISNLGLSAILKLTIPVLLVLYPVIIILIFLSLLDKLIGSKKLVYYFGITVAFIVSVIQVLDNLNITLPYISRVTKYIPLYNLGIGWIIPSILAALLGSLIPNKLKNICDE, encoded by the coding sequence ATGAAAAAAACATTGAAACTTTCAGAAGTCATATCTATTGGTTTAATGCTCTTTGCAGTTTTTTTTGGTGCCGGAAATGTAATTTTTCCTCCCCTTTTAGGTCAGGAAGCTGGAACTAAAGTTTGGTCGGCCGTAACAGGATTTATAGTATCCGATGTAGGTCTAGCATTAGTTACTATTATAGCGATTACACTGTCGGGTGGAAGTTTTGACAAGCTAGCTAATAAGGTGAGTCCGAAATTTTCTAAAGTAATTTCTATAATAGTATATCTTACTATAGGACCTCTTTGTGTAATACCTAGAACTGGTGCAGTTTCTTATGAAATGAGTGCACTTCCACTAATCTCCCCGTCATTCACAAACAAGTGGATAATAAGTATTATATTTACCTCTATATTTTTCCTCTTAACCTACTTCTTAGCGCTAAACCCTTCCAAAGTAGTAGACTTTATTGGAAAATTTCTTACTCCAATTTTATTACTTCTCATAGGAGTAATAGTATTAAAATCTTTTATAACCCCTATAGGCATACCTTCTGCCCCAATAGAAAGTTATGCTAGCAACGCCTTCTTTAAAGGCTTTATAAACGGTTACTTAACATTAGATGCTTTAGGTGCTATTGTTATATGTACTATAGTTTTAAATGCTATAAAACAATATGGGATCAAAGATTCTAAAGGTATTATAAAATATACCATAATATGCGGGGTAATAGCTTGTATAGGATTAATGATAGTTTATTTTTCATTAGGATATTTAGGTGCAACTAGTAAGGTTCTTGGAGAAGCCAAAGACGGTGGTCAGCTCCTTGCAATTATAGTAATACATCTATTTGGCAAATCAGGAATAATTTTATTAGGTGGTGTTGTAACTTTTGCATGTCTTACAACATCCATAGGACTTGTAGTTGCTTTTGCAGAGTATTTTGAAAAACTTTATCCTAAATTTCAATATAAAAAGATTATAGCTATTGTATGCATTTTCAGTTTTATAATTTCTAATTTAGGTTTAAGTGCTATACTTAAGTTAACTATTCCAGTACTGTTAGTACTATATCCTGTAATAATAATTCTTATATTTTTATCTCTATTAGATAAACTAATAGGTTCTAAAAAACTTGTTTATTACTTTGGGATTACGGTTGCATTTATAGTAAGTGTTATCCAAGTTTTAGATAACTTAAACATTACACTACCTTATATAAGTAGAGTAACAAAATATATACCTTTGTATAATTTAGGTATTGGGTGGATTATACCCAGTATTCTAGCTGCTTTATTAGGATCTTTAATTCCTAATAAACTCAAAAATATCTGCGATGAGTAA
- the sufB gene encoding Fe-S cluster assembly protein SufB, which produces MEDLERGIYDIKNEDRYRFKTGKGLTEDIIREISEEKNEPEWMRDFRVESLKLYNKIGIPTWGPDIIDLDIDNIVTYVRPDTDMKGSWEEVPEDIKKTFDMLGIPKAERESLAGVGAQYDSEVVYHSVREDLTKQGVIYTDMETAVRDYEDIVKDYFMKCVPPNDHKFAALHGAVWSGGSFVYVPEGVEVDIPIQSYFRLNAPGAGQFEHTLIILEKGAKLHFIEGCSAPKYSVNNLHAGCVELFVKEGATLRYSTIENWSKNMYNLNTKRAIVEKDGAIEWVSGSFGSKVSMLYPMSVLKGEGARAEFTGITFAGKGQHLDTGTKVVHAAPNTSSTINSKSISKDGGVALYRGLVKITPNAHHSKSTVSCESLMLDNISKSDTIPVIDIQTDEVDLGHEAKIGRISDEAIFYLMSRGISEEEAKAMIVRGFVEPISKELPLEYAVEMNNLINLELEGTIG; this is translated from the coding sequence ATTGAAGACCTTGAAAGAGGTATTTATGATATAAAAAATGAAGATAGATATAGATTCAAGACAGGTAAAGGTCTTACAGAAGATATTATAAGAGAAATATCAGAAGAAAAAAATGAACCAGAATGGATGAGAGATTTTAGAGTAGAATCTTTAAAGCTATATAATAAAATTGGTATTCCTACTTGGGGACCTGATATTATAGATTTAGATATAGATAATATAGTAACCTATGTAAGACCAGATACAGATATGAAAGGTTCATGGGAGGAAGTACCAGAGGACATAAAGAAAACTTTTGATATGTTAGGTATTCCGAAGGCTGAAAGGGAATCTTTAGCAGGGGTTGGAGCACAGTATGATTCCGAGGTTGTTTATCATAGTGTTAGAGAGGATCTTACGAAACAAGGTGTAATTTATACCGATATGGAAACTGCTGTAAGAGATTACGAAGATATAGTTAAAGATTACTTTATGAAGTGTGTTCCTCCAAATGATCATAAATTTGCAGCATTACATGGTGCAGTATGGTCAGGTGGATCATTTGTGTATGTTCCAGAAGGGGTAGAGGTAGATATTCCTATACAATCTTATTTTAGATTAAATGCACCTGGAGCGGGACAGTTTGAGCATACACTGATAATACTTGAAAAAGGAGCAAAACTTCATTTTATAGAAGGTTGCTCAGCGCCTAAATACTCTGTTAATAATCTTCACGCAGGTTGTGTTGAATTATTTGTAAAAGAGGGTGCGACACTTCGTTATAGTACCATAGAAAACTGGTCTAAAAATATGTATAATTTAAACACCAAAAGAGCTATAGTTGAAAAGGATGGAGCTATAGAATGGGTTTCAGGGTCATTCGGTTCAAAAGTATCAATGCTATATCCTATGAGTGTATTAAAAGGAGAAGGTGCTAGAGCAGAGTTTACAGGAATAACTTTCGCAGGTAAAGGACAACATCTAGATACTGGAACAAAAGTTGTTCACGCAGCACCAAATACATCTTCAACAATAAACTCAAAGTCCATCTCAAAAGATGGGGGAGTTGCTTTATATAGAGGATTAGTTAAAATTACTCCAAATGCTCATCATTCTAAATCTACAGTTTCATGTGAGTCACTTATGCTTGATAATATATCAAAATCAGATACGATACCGGTAATTGATATACAAACTGATGAAGTGGATTTAGGGCATGAAGCTAAAATAGGAAGAATTAGTGATGAGGCTATATTCTATCTTATGAGTAGAGGTATAAGTGAAGAAGAGGCAAAAGCTATGATAGTTAGAGGGTTTGTTGAACCAATATCAAAAGAGTTACCTCTTGAGTATGCTGTTGAGATGAATAATCTAATTAATCTAGAACTTGAAGGAACCATAGGATAG
- a CDS encoding DEAD/DEAH box helicase produces MALINTGSIKEYCDIFTYKKGEQYYEEDYVLDVDIQTIEKLNHVSTMVVSATGYNEYNVSFDVKEDGETIENYKCTCAHFNKKPVVCKHVVAAYLKTINEYTFLKEDILNDLLDLYKKPLRLNKTNKKVLNLEISLKNSYNRESQNSLNLKVGLGKQYVVKNIKDFLKVFYFKQSLEFGKGFILDFQSQEFSKEDNKILDFLVEVLEIEESISSNYNIFSANKSLFSGKNLYLLDPQFKRFMALLGDKTFLLELPIGTYENVSFKKDEHIEFCIEKENHIINLYHKNNSVPFPLTRDMEYFFYKGNVCTLNEEKKKFYIPLYKTMIENKGCRLEINEGHKSDFASFVLPKIKILGDIEVKEELREEFYVEDLRVKLYLDKENNKIILKLKFNYGEVEIDPFSREEVRDERGILMRNIDEEIKVIDIISSLDFIEYDSSFILEHEEKIVEFLVEGMEKLPEEWELFYSESFKSSKVYNSQSYRCSLRLNKEDMLEFSFDIKGVDKKELIKIFASLKEKKKYYKLDRGDIVLLNENMLKNVADILEYLDVPPEDYDKEVIKLPRFDAFYIEQKLNDVDTYVNKNREFIQLVSSLKEVKDVDYEVPREMENILRKYQVVGFKWFKTLAHYGFGGILADEMGLGKTLQTIAFLTSEKEKGTAFIICPTSLIYNWNEEIRKFSKSLKVLILDGNKKDREEKIKELKNYDVVITSYPLVRRDIDLYKEFIFSYCILDEAQYIKNASSQNAITIKEIKAKGRFALTGTPIENSLSELWSIFDFIMPSYLLTHNRFYAKYEVPISKDKNEDAQNELKNKIKPFILRRLKKDVIRELPPKIYNNALINMNEEQQKLYSSYVEVLKNELEEEIKLNGIEESKFKILGALTRLRQICCDPSVFLETYTGESSKMQYLLELLESAIEEGHNILLFSQFTSVLKNISKELKLLNIKYFYLDGAVNAQERMDLVKGFNRGEADVFLISLKAGGSGLNLTKADIVIHFDPWWNPAVEEQATDRAHRIGQKNTVQVIKLISKGTIEEKIQKLQERKKEIVNGIIGDNNMSENLLSSMKAEDLIQLFS; encoded by the coding sequence ATGGCTTTAATTAATACTGGAAGTATAAAGGAATATTGTGATATTTTCACTTATAAAAAAGGTGAGCAGTATTATGAAGAAGACTATGTATTAGACGTTGATATACAAACTATAGAGAAACTTAATCATGTAAGTACTATGGTGGTTTCCGCCACAGGATATAATGAGTATAATGTAAGTTTTGATGTAAAAGAAGATGGGGAGACTATAGAAAACTATAAATGTACATGTGCTCATTTTAATAAAAAACCTGTAGTTTGTAAGCATGTTGTAGCAGCTTATTTAAAGACTATAAATGAATATACTTTCCTTAAGGAAGATATATTAAATGATCTTCTAGATTTATATAAAAAGCCCTTAAGGTTAAATAAAACGAATAAAAAGGTTTTAAATTTAGAAATATCACTTAAGAATTCTTATAATAGGGAAAGTCAAAATTCTCTTAATTTAAAAGTAGGATTAGGTAAACAATATGTTGTAAAGAATATAAAAGATTTTTTAAAAGTTTTTTATTTTAAGCAAAGCCTAGAGTTTGGGAAAGGTTTTATATTAGATTTTCAAAGTCAAGAATTCTCAAAAGAAGATAATAAAATACTAGATTTTTTAGTAGAGGTTTTAGAAATAGAAGAATCGATTTCATCAAACTACAATATATTTTCGGCAAATAAAAGTCTTTTTAGCGGAAAGAATCTTTATCTTCTAGACCCACAATTTAAAAGGTTTATGGCATTACTTGGTGATAAAACTTTTCTATTAGAACTTCCTATAGGAACTTATGAGAATGTATCATTTAAAAAAGATGAGCATATAGAGTTCTGTATTGAGAAAGAAAATCATATTATAAATCTTTATCATAAGAATAATTCAGTTCCATTCCCATTAACTAGGGATATGGAGTATTTCTTTTATAAGGGGAATGTGTGTACATTAAATGAAGAGAAGAAAAAATTCTATATACCTCTTTATAAAACTATGATAGAAAATAAGGGGTGCAGATTAGAAATAAATGAAGGTCATAAAAGTGATTTTGCATCCTTTGTATTACCTAAAATTAAAATTTTAGGAGATATTGAGGTTAAAGAGGAACTTAGAGAGGAATTTTATGTAGAAGATCTAAGGGTAAAGCTCTACTTAGACAAGGAAAATAACAAAATAATTTTAAAGTTGAAATTTAACTATGGAGAAGTAGAAATAGATCCTTTTTCAAGAGAAGAAGTAAGAGATGAAAGAGGAATTTTGATGCGTAATATAGATGAAGAAATAAAAGTCATAGATATCATAAGTTCGCTTGATTTTATAGAATATGATAGTAGCTTTATTTTAGAGCATGAAGAGAAAATAGTAGAGTTTTTAGTAGAAGGAATGGAGAAGCTACCAGAGGAATGGGAGTTATTTTACTCGGAAAGCTTTAAAAGTAGTAAAGTATATAATTCCCAAAGTTATAGATGCAGTCTAAGATTAAACAAAGAAGATATGTTAGAGTTTTCTTTTGACATCAAGGGTGTGGATAAAAAAGAATTGATTAAAATATTTGCATCTCTAAAAGAAAAGAAAAAATATTATAAACTTGATAGGGGGGATATAGTACTACTAAATGAGAATATGCTTAAGAACGTAGCTGATATATTAGAATACTTAGATGTTCCTCCTGAAGATTATGATAAAGAAGTTATAAAGCTTCCTAGATTTGATGCTTTTTATATAGAACAGAAATTAAATGATGTAGATACATATGTCAATAAGAATAGGGAGTTTATACAGTTGGTATCTAGCTTAAAGGAAGTTAAAGATGTAGATTATGAAGTTCCTAGGGAAATGGAAAACATATTAAGAAAGTATCAGGTGGTTGGCTTTAAATGGTTTAAAACCTTAGCTCATTATGGATTTGGAGGAATATTAGCGGATGAAATGGGACTAGGAAAAACGCTTCAAACCATTGCTTTTTTAACTTCTGAAAAAGAAAAAGGAACAGCTTTTATAATTTGCCCAACCTCCCTTATTTACAATTGGAATGAAGAGATAAGAAAGTTCTCAAAAAGCTTAAAGGTTTTAATATTAGATGGTAATAAAAAAGATAGAGAGGAAAAAATAAAAGAATTAAAGAATTATGATGTTGTAATAACCTCTTATCCTCTAGTTAGAAGAGATATAGACCTTTATAAAGAATTTATTTTTTCATATTGTATATTAGATGAAGCCCAATATATAAAGAATGCATCATCTCAAAATGCTATAACAATAAAAGAAATAAAGGCCAAGGGGAGATTTGCATTAACAGGAACACCTATTGAAAATAGTCTGTCAGAGTTATGGTCTATTTTTGATTTTATAATGCCATCGTATCTTTTAACTCACAATAGATTTTATGCTAAATATGAAGTTCCTATATCAAAGGACAAAAATGAAGATGCACAAAATGAGCTTAAAAATAAAATAAAACCATTTATATTACGAAGGTTAAAAAAGGATGTTATAAGAGAACTTCCGCCAAAGATATATAATAATGCATTAATCAATATGAATGAAGAACAACAAAAATTATATAGCTCCTATGTAGAAGTTTTAAAAAATGAGTTAGAAGAGGAAATTAAATTAAATGGTATCGAAGAGAGTAAGTTTAAAATTTTAGGTGCCTTAACAAGACTTAGACAAATATGCTGCGACCCTTCAGTATTTTTAGAAACTTATACAGGTGAAAGTAGTAAAATGCAGTATTTATTGGAGCTTCTAGAAAGTGCTATTGAGGAAGGGCATAATATTTTACTATTCTCTCAATTTACATCTGTATTAAAAAATATATCAAAGGAATTGAAACTTTTAAATATTAAGTATTTTTATTTGGATGGAGCGGTAAATGCGCAGGAAAGAATGGACCTTGTGAAGGGATTTAATAGAGGAGAAGCCGATGTTTTCTTGATTTCTTTAAAAGCAGGAGGCTCAGGTTTAAATCTTACTAAAGCAGATATAGTAATACATTTTGACCCTTGGTGGAATCCTGCAGTAGAAGAGCAAGCTACAGATAGAGCACATAGAATTGGACAAAAAAATACAGTCCAAGTAATAAAACTAATTTCAAAAGGTACAATCGAAGAGAAAATACAAAAGCTTCAGGAAAGAAAAAAAGAAATAGTTAATGGAATTATTGGTGATAATAACATGTCAGAAAATCTATTAAGTTCTATGAAGGCTGAAGATTTGATTCAATTATTTTCCTAA
- a CDS encoding YjiH family protein codes for MQNIQKNSSPTLGIFKFLIPSLLGVLFFMIPIKFNGSFTIPVALFSKLLHNYLSNSLPMIMTALICISLIFTLIAKILKPRFISENPFLNSLFNVSPIWFLARILGAIFAICVFFKVGPKFIWSDNTGALLLYDLLPVLFSVFLFAGLFLPILLNFGLLEFAGSLLTKVMRPIFKLPGRSSVDCIASWLGDGTIGVLLTSKQYEEGFYTKREAAVIGTTFSFVSITFSLVVISQVNLTHMFGPFYLTIIISGIIASIIVPRIPPLSKKDDTYYNGEKCDKNSELIPDGYNSLTWGITKAVERAQSNKFNSVLGEGVRNVLDMWIGVSPIVLSIGTLALIIAEYTPVFQWLGLPFIPLLNLLQIPEATQASSTLVVGFADMFLPTVIGATIKSELTRFVIAAVSVTQLIYMSEVGGLLLGSKIPVSIKDLIIIFLERTIVTLPIIALISHLIF; via the coding sequence ATGCAAAATATACAAAAGAACTCCTCTCCTACTTTAGGAATTTTCAAGTTTTTAATTCCATCATTGTTAGGTGTTTTATTTTTTATGATTCCCATTAAATTCAATGGAAGTTTTACAATTCCAGTTGCTCTATTTTCTAAATTATTGCATAATTATTTATCAAACTCCTTACCAATGATTATGACAGCACTTATATGTATCTCATTAATCTTCACCCTAATAGCTAAAATATTAAAGCCAAGATTCATAAGTGAAAACCCTTTTTTAAATTCACTTTTTAACGTATCACCTATTTGGTTCTTAGCTAGGATTTTAGGGGCCATATTTGCAATATGCGTGTTTTTTAAAGTAGGACCTAAGTTTATTTGGTCTGATAACACCGGCGCGTTACTTCTATACGATTTACTTCCAGTACTATTTTCTGTATTTTTATTTGCCGGGTTATTCCTGCCTATACTTTTAAACTTTGGTTTATTAGAGTTTGCAGGCTCTCTACTAACTAAAGTAATGCGCCCTATCTTTAAATTGCCTGGCAGATCTTCTGTAGACTGTATTGCATCTTGGCTTGGGGATGGTACTATAGGAGTTCTCTTAACTAGTAAGCAATATGAAGAAGGCTTTTATACAAAGCGCGAGGCTGCTGTAATTGGTACAACCTTCTCCTTTGTATCTATAACTTTTAGCTTAGTTGTAATATCACAGGTAAACTTAACTCATATGTTTGGTCCCTTTTACTTAACTATAATAATATCAGGAATAATTGCATCCATCATAGTACCTAGAATTCCTCCTCTTTCTAAGAAAGATGATACATATTATAATGGAGAGAAATGTGATAAGAATAGTGAGCTTATCCCAGATGGATATAATTCTTTAACTTGGGGCATTACTAAGGCTGTCGAAAGGGCTCAATCAAATAAGTTTAACTCTGTATTAGGAGAAGGTGTTAGGAATGTCCTTGATATGTGGATAGGTGTATCACCTATAGTTCTATCTATAGGTACATTAGCCTTAATTATAGCCGAATATACACCTGTATTTCAGTGGCTTGGACTACCATTTATTCCTCTACTGAATCTTCTTCAAATACCCGAAGCAACACAAGCTTCTAGTACACTTGTAGTTGGATTTGCAGATATGTTTTTACCTACAGTTATAGGTGCTACTATTAAAAGTGAACTAACTCGTTTTGTTATTGCAGCCGTTTCTGTGACTCAGCTTATTTATATGTCTGAAGTTGGTGGTCTTTTATTAGGTTCTAAAATTCCTGTATCAATTAAAGACCTTATAATAATATTTTTAGAACGTACCATAGTAACACTTCCTATTATTGCTCTTATATCACATTTAATATTTTAA
- the sufD gene encoding Fe-S cluster assembly protein SufD, translating into MKEILLNNSPVLTWRWLKVNNIPLKDYNFPEINYDIDSIKENSFIKSRKSFKDEDINNLLDNKFQLKYKEVEHGKIDLAYGVSEEFVLSAEKYFNSGVVIHVKKGEKIEEPIFIDYNLSHEKDKLVDNNIIVAEENSEVTIIVQYGTESDVEAFHNGITKIYAKQGSVVNLVKVQMMNAISKNFDSNVSYVSYGAKVNYVNVELGSKESFSNFVTNLEEENAEGNLKSIYLVDGDRYADLNYIMNHRGRRSLSDMEIRGVLKDTGKKMFKGTLDFKKGSSRAKGSEEEYAILLDPKVKSDAIPLLLCEEDDVEGQHAASAGKIDAEKLFYLMSRGLSEKESKKLIVEASFKPIIDSIPVKELREKIEEEIHRRLVEE; encoded by the coding sequence GTGAAGGAAATTTTATTAAATAATTCTCCAGTTTTAACTTGGAGATGGCTTAAGGTAAATAACATTCCTTTAAAGGACTATAATTTCCCGGAAATAAACTATGACATAGATAGTATTAAAGAAAATTCATTTATAAAATCTAGAAAGTCTTTTAAAGATGAAGATATAAATAACTTATTAGATAATAAATTTCAGTTAAAATATAAAGAGGTAGAACACGGGAAAATAGATTTAGCCTATGGAGTTAGTGAAGAGTTTGTTCTAAGTGCTGAAAAGTATTTTAACTCAGGGGTAGTTATACACGTTAAAAAAGGTGAAAAAATAGAAGAACCAATATTTATAGATTATAACTTATCTCATGAAAAAGATAAGTTAGTTGACAATAACATAATTGTAGCAGAAGAAAATAGTGAGGTAACTATTATAGTACAATATGGTACAGAATCAGATGTTGAAGCATTTCATAATGGAATCACAAAGATTTATGCAAAGCAAGGTTCAGTGGTTAATCTTGTAAAAGTTCAAATGATGAATGCAATTTCAAAAAACTTTGATTCTAATGTATCATATGTGTCCTATGGGGCAAAGGTAAACTATGTGAATGTAGAATTAGGATCAAAAGAAAGTTTTAGTAATTTTGTAACGAATTTAGAAGAAGAAAATGCAGAGGGTAATTTGAAATCTATTTATCTTGTAGATGGAGATAGATATGCAGATTTGAATTATATTATGAATCATAGAGGAAGAAGAAGTTTAAGCGATATGGAAATCAGAGGTGTTTTAAAAGATACCGGCAAGAAAATGTTCAAAGGAACATTAGATTTTAAGAAGGGTTCTTCTAGAGCTAAGGGATCAGAAGAGGAATATGCAATATTATTAGATCCAAAAGTTAAATCTGACGCAATTCCATTACTTCTTTGTGAAGAAGATGATGTAGAAGGTCAACATGCAGCTAGTGCAGGTAAAATAGATGCTGAAAAGTTATTTTACTTAATGAGCAGAGGATTAAGCGAGAAAGAATCTAAAAAGCTTATAGTTGAAGCTTCCTTTAAACCTATTATAGATAGTATACCAGTTAAAGAATTAAGAGAAAAGATAGAAGAAGAAATTCATAGAAGGTTGGTAGAAGAATAG
- a CDS encoding YbjQ family protein, which yields MLLVNTPDLKDRSYEIIGLCEGSTVYSKHFGKDLMAGLKNIVGGELKSYTEMLNDGKNKAKDSLVKEAMSMGADAVINVNYSITNLAQGTSLVILVTGTAVKFL from the coding sequence ATGTTATTAGTTAATACTCCAGATCTTAAAGATAGAAGCTACGAAATTATTGGTCTATGTGAGGGTTCTACTGTTTATTCTAAACATTTTGGAAAAGATTTAATGGCAGGCCTTAAAAACATCGTAGGTGGAGAACTTAAATCCTATACTGAGATGTTAAATGACGGTAAGAATAAGGCAAAAGATAGCCTTGTAAAAGAAGCTATGTCCATGGGTGCTGATGCAGTTATAAATGTAAACTATTCAATTACAAATTTAGCGCAAGGTACATCATTAGTAATATTAGTTACTGGAACGGCTGTAAAATTCTTATAA
- a CDS encoding cysteine desulfurase: MEKDIKKIRDDFPILQQKVNGKELVYLDNAATTHKPLKVIKAIEDYYKKLNANVHRGAHYLSIVATEAYDKSRETVKSFINAEYMEEVIFTKNATESLNLLAYSYGMTFLEEGNEILIAISEHHSNLIPWQRVAKAKGAILKYVYVNSEGRLDLEEVRSKINDNTKIVSIAQMSNALGTIHPIKEISEIAHKYGAVMIVDGSQSVPHMKVDVRDLNADFLVFSGHKLMAPMGIGVLYGKRELLDKMPPFLYGGDMIEYVEEQDSTFAELPYKLEAGTQNVEGAVGLAAAIEYIEEIGFSYIIDREEELTCYALEGLKELSYVKIIGPTDMKDRGAVISFNIEGVHPHDVSSIMDSYGVAVRAGHHCAQPLMKYLGINSTARASFYFYNTKEEIDVFVDNLKNVRKWLGYGS, from the coding sequence ATGGAGAAGGATATAAAAAAAATAAGAGATGATTTTCCTATATTACAACAAAAGGTTAACGGTAAAGAGTTAGTTTATTTAGACAATGCAGCAACTACTCATAAACCATTAAAGGTTATAAAGGCTATTGAAGATTACTATAAAAAACTAAATGCTAATGTTCATAGAGGAGCTCATTATTTAAGCATAGTAGCTACGGAAGCCTATGATAAGTCTAGGGAAACTGTTAAAAGTTTTATAAATGCTGAATATATGGAAGAAGTTATATTTACTAAGAATGCAACAGAATCATTAAATCTTTTAGCATATTCTTATGGAATGACTTTTTTAGAAGAAGGCAATGAAATCTTAATAGCAATATCTGAGCATCATAGTAATTTAATACCTTGGCAAAGAGTAGCTAAAGCTAAAGGAGCTATACTTAAATATGTTTATGTAAACTCAGAGGGAAGATTAGATTTAGAAGAAGTTAGAAGTAAAATAAATGATAATACTAAAATAGTAAGTATAGCACAAATGTCAAATGCACTGGGAACAATACACCCGATAAAAGAAATTTCTGAAATAGCCCACAAATATGGAGCTGTTATGATTGTAGATGGATCGCAAAGCGTTCCTCATATGAAAGTTGATGTTAGGGATTTGAATGCAGATTTCCTTGTGTTTTCAGGACATAAATTAATGGCTCCTATGGGCATAGGAGTACTATATGGTAAAAGAGAGCTTTTGGATAAAATGCCACCATTTTTATATGGAGGCGATATGATTGAGTACGTAGAGGAACAAGATTCTACTTTTGCAGAACTTCCTTATAAGTTAGAAGCAGGAACTCAGAACGTTGAAGGCGCAGTTGGGCTTGCAGCAGCTATAGAGTATATAGAAGAGATAGGATTTTCATATATTATAGATAGAGAAGAAGAACTTACCTGTTATGCTCTTGAAGGATTAAAGGAATTATCATACGTGAAAATCATAGGGCCTACAGATATGAAGGATAGAGGAGCAGTTATATCTTTTAATATTGAAGGTGTGCACCCACATGATGTTTCAAGCATTATGGATTCCTATGGTGTGGCAGTTAGAGCTGGACATCATTGTGCTCAACCATTAATGAAATATTTAGGGATCAATTCAACAGCACGAGCAAGTTTCTACTTTTACAATACTAAAGAAGAAATTGATGTTTTTGTAGATAATTTAAAGAATGTTAGGAAGTGGTTAGGTTATGGATCTTAG
- the sufC gene encoding Fe-S cluster assembly ATPase SufC — protein sequence MSTLLEVKDLYTNIEGKEILKGLNLTINKGEIHVIMGPNGAGKSTLANTLMGHPKYNIESGEILLEGEDIKELKADERAKKGLFLSFQYPEEVPGITVENFLRTAKSAKTGKFIRVMQFKKELNEKMKLLKIKEEYAERYLNLGFSGGEKKKNEILQMSILEPKLAMLDETDSGLDVDAIRDVSEGVRLFAKEDNSILIITHHNKILEYLKPDFVHILVNGKIVKTGDYSLAKEIEANGYEAIKEEVENSRGE from the coding sequence ATGAGTACGCTTTTAGAAGTAAAAGATCTTTATACTAATATAGAAGGTAAAGAGATTTTAAAAGGATTGAATTTAACAATTAATAAAGGTGAAATACATGTTATTATGGGACCTAATGGTGCGGGTAAATCAACACTTGCAAATACTTTAATGGGTCACCCAAAGTACAATATTGAAAGTGGAGAGATTTTACTAGAAGGTGAAGACATAAAAGAGCTTAAGGCTGATGAAAGAGCTAAGAAAGGTTTATTTTTATCTTTTCAATACCCAGAAGAAGTTCCAGGTATAACTGTTGAAAACTTCTTGAGAACAGCGAAAAGTGCTAAAACTGGAAAGTTTATAAGAGTTATGCAATTTAAAAAGGAATTAAATGAAAAGATGAAGCTTTTAAAAATAAAGGAAGAATATGCAGAGAGATATTTAAATCTTGGATTTTCAGGTGGAGAAAAGAAGAAAAATGAAATTCTTCAAATGTCTATTTTAGAACCTAAATTAGCTATGCTAGATGAAACAGATTCAGGACTTGACGTAGATGCTATAAGGGATGTATCAGAGGGTGTTAGGTTATTTGCAAAAGAAGATAATTCAATACTAATAATTACACATCACAATAAAATTCTTGAGTATTTAAAACCTGATTTTGTACACATTTTAGTAAATGGAAAAATAGTTAAAACCGGAGACTATTCTTTAGCTAAGGAAATAGAAGCTAATGGATATGAGGCAATAAAGGAAGAAGTTGAGAATTCCAGAGGTGAGTAG